A part of Aquaspirillum sp. LM1 genomic DNA contains:
- a CDS encoding RnfABCDGE type electron transport complex subunit D translates to MMSSPFLSQPKSVTQVMLWVLVALLPGTLLLGVLAGPAVWLQMILAMVAAWLCEAGMLRLRGVALRPFLSDGSAVLTGALIGLTFPPLGPWWLVGLGSFFAIVVAKQLYGGLGNNPFNPAMVAFAVMMVSFPAQMSQWTPQPALVGLEQWRYILTHQLPAGMSADALAGATPLDAVRTGLLNGQPLSHLLVAGPWPVSLDQLWVALAWLLGGLLLGWRGVLRWQAPLAMLATLTVLASIAHLLDAERYASPLFHLLAGATQLGAWFIVTDPVSAPSSARGRLIFGAGIGLLIWVIRTWGGFPDGVAFAVLILNLAVPFIDQHTRAPAFGQSRGQGGA, encoded by the coding sequence ATGATGTCTTCCCCGTTTCTCTCTCAACCCAAAAGCGTGACCCAGGTGATGCTGTGGGTGCTGGTGGCCCTGCTGCCCGGCACGCTGCTGCTGGGTGTGCTGGCCGGGCCGGCAGTGTGGCTGCAAATGATTCTGGCCATGGTGGCCGCCTGGCTGTGTGAGGCGGGCATGCTGCGTTTGCGCGGGGTGGCGTTGCGACCGTTTCTGAGCGATGGCAGCGCCGTGCTGACTGGTGCCTTGATCGGGCTGACCTTTCCGCCGCTGGGGCCATGGTGGCTGGTGGGGCTGGGCAGTTTTTTTGCCATTGTGGTGGCCAAGCAGCTGTACGGCGGGCTGGGCAATAACCCGTTCAACCCGGCCATGGTGGCGTTTGCCGTGATGATGGTGTCGTTTCCGGCACAGATGTCGCAATGGACGCCGCAGCCGGCGTTGGTTGGGCTGGAACAATGGCGTTATATCCTCACCCATCAGCTGCCTGCCGGCATGAGTGCTGATGCGCTGGCCGGGGCCACGCCGCTGGATGCGGTGCGTACCGGGCTACTCAATGGCCAGCCGCTCAGCCACTTGCTGGTGGCCGGGCCCTGGCCGGTGAGCCTGGACCAGCTGTGGGTGGCGTTAGCCTGGCTGCTGGGCGGGCTGCTGCTGGGCTGGCGCGGTGTGCTGCGCTGGCAGGCACCGCTGGCGATGCTGGCCACGCTGACCGTACTGGCCAGCATCGCCCACCTGCTGGATGCCGAACGCTACGCCAGCCCGCTGTTTCATTTGCTGGCCGGGGCCACCCAGCTGGGTGCATGGTTTATCGTCACCGACCCGGTGTCTGCGCCCAGCAGCGCACGTGGCCGGCTGATCTTTGGTGCCGGCATTGGCCTGCTGATCTGGGTGATTCGCACCTGGGGCGGTTTTCCGGATGGCGTGGCGTTTGCCGTGCTGATTTTGAATCTGGCTGTGCCGTTTATCGACCAGCACACCCGCGCGCCGGCATTTGGCCAGTCGCGTGGCCAGGGAGGCGCATGA
- the rsxG gene encoding electron transport complex subunit RsxG: protein MMQSAWQRAQGSAIRLALFALVCALLLAATEALTRDTLRANAEASRRAVLAQVLPAGAFDNDLLADVQPLDPASTTRLGLKPPAVLYRATQAGQPSGWVVEVVAPNGYAGPIRLLVGMQADGRLSGVRVLEHRETPGLGDYIDAARSPWSQQFIGQREAPGQRWQVKKDGGRFDAMAGATISARAVTAAVGRAAQVLAGQASGH from the coding sequence ATGATGCAGTCGGCGTGGCAACGGGCGCAGGGCAGCGCCATCCGTCTGGCGCTGTTCGCCCTGGTGTGTGCGCTGCTGCTGGCCGCCACCGAAGCGCTGACCCGCGACACCTTGCGCGCCAATGCCGAGGCCAGCCGTCGGGCGGTGCTGGCGCAGGTGCTGCCAGCTGGCGCGTTTGACAATGACCTGCTGGCCGATGTGCAGCCACTGGACCCCGCCAGCACCACCCGGCTGGGGCTCAAGCCGCCCGCCGTGCTGTACCGCGCCACGCAGGCCGGGCAGCCCAGTGGCTGGGTGGTGGAGGTGGTGGCTCCGAATGGTTATGCCGGGCCGATTCGCCTGCTGGTGGGCATGCAGGCCGATGGCCGCTTGAGTGGGGTGCGTGTGCTGGAGCATCGGGAAACACCAGGCCTGGGCGACTATATCGACGCCGCCCGCAGCCCGTGGAGCCAGCAGTTTATTGGCCAGCGCGAGGCACCGGGGCAGCGTTGGCAGGTGAAAAAAGATGGGGGTCGGTTTGATGCCATGGCCGGTGCCACCATCAGCGCCCGTGCAGTGACGGCGGCAGTGGGGCGGGCGGCGCAGGTGTTGGCCGGGCAGGCATCTGGGCATTAG